In the genome of Vicia villosa cultivar HV-30 ecotype Madison, WI linkage group LG7, Vvil1.0, whole genome shotgun sequence, one region contains:
- the LOC131620583 gene encoding uncharacterized protein LOC131620583 isoform X2, with the protein METMEDKSIFDLEKQILNKFRDFMTGFTKIDELGTAGSKLLSGFQQALEFIRKPPMDTSSKLVNSIIKANETERLKSYVNFECKNRKDVDQNATSLKVVLDELEDIQANVRNVLQSIHGKLSSLSDTDIDFEMNEQEIYNDLDDKNTAFCHSGSTDVTTTKVKENTDSTHLAALMVAIYSMVQQDYLMQERIVSALDLNVSSEELESYCLMWSLHPFINDELVHEAWKYIH; encoded by the exons ATGGAAACCATGGAAGACAAGTCAATTTTTGACTTGGAGaaacaaattttaaacaaattcaGAGATTTCATGACTGG GTTTACAAAGATTGATGAGTTGGGAACTGCTGGAAGCAAGCTTTTGTCTGGTTTTCAACAAGCATTAG AGTTTATAAGGAAGCCTCCTATGGATACAAGCTCTAAATTAGTCAACAGTATCATTAAAGCTAATGAAACTGAAAGACTTAAGTCCTATGTCAACTTCGAATGTAAGAACCGCAAAGATGTTGACCAGAACGCAACCAGTT TGAAGGTAGtacttgatgaacttgaagatatACAGGCTAATGTAAGAAATGTCCTGCAAAGTATACATGGAAAATTATCATCCCTTTCAGATACGGATATTGATTTTGAAATGAACGAGCAAGAGATCTATAATGATTTG GACGACAAAAATACTGCTTTCTGTCATTCTGGAAGTACTGATGTTACAACTACAAAAGTTAAGGAAAATACTGATTCCACACATTTAGCTGCTCTAATGGTTGCCATATACAGTATGGTCCAGCAAGACTATTTGATGCAG GAAAGGATCGTTTCTGCGTTAGATCTGAATGTGTCATCGGAAGAACTGGAAAGCTACTGCCTAATGTGGTCTTTGCATCCCTTCATAAACGATGAACTTGTGCATGAAGCTTGGAAATATATTCACTGA
- the LOC131620583 gene encoding uncharacterized protein LOC131620583 isoform X1: METMEDKSIFDLEKQILNKFRDFMTGFTKIDELGTAGSKLLSGFQQALEFIRKPPMDTSSKLVNSIIKANETERLKSYVNFECKNRKDVDQNATSLGSCKHGLLLQIRQVKVVLDELEDIQANVRNVLQSIHGKLSSLSDTDIDFEMNEQEIYNDLDDKNTAFCHSGSTDVTTTKVKENTDSTHLAALMVAIYSMVQQDYLMQERIVSALDLNVSSEELESYCLMWSLHPFINDELVHEAWKYIH, encoded by the exons ATGGAAACCATGGAAGACAAGTCAATTTTTGACTTGGAGaaacaaattttaaacaaattcaGAGATTTCATGACTGG GTTTACAAAGATTGATGAGTTGGGAACTGCTGGAAGCAAGCTTTTGTCTGGTTTTCAACAAGCATTAG AGTTTATAAGGAAGCCTCCTATGGATACAAGCTCTAAATTAGTCAACAGTATCATTAAAGCTAATGAAACTGAAAGACTTAAGTCCTATGTCAACTTCGAATGTAAGAACCGCAAAGATGTTGACCAGAACGCAACCAGTT TGGGCTCATGTAAACATGGACTTCTTCTCCAGATAAGACAAG TGAAGGTAGtacttgatgaacttgaagatatACAGGCTAATGTAAGAAATGTCCTGCAAAGTATACATGGAAAATTATCATCCCTTTCAGATACGGATATTGATTTTGAAATGAACGAGCAAGAGATCTATAATGATTTG GACGACAAAAATACTGCTTTCTGTCATTCTGGAAGTACTGATGTTACAACTACAAAAGTTAAGGAAAATACTGATTCCACACATTTAGCTGCTCTAATGGTTGCCATATACAGTATGGTCCAGCAAGACTATTTGATGCAG GAAAGGATCGTTTCTGCGTTAGATCTGAATGTGTCATCGGAAGAACTGGAAAGCTACTGCCTAATGTGGTCTTTGCATCCCTTCATAAACGATGAACTTGTGCATGAAGCTTGGAAATATATTCACTGA